One part of the Candidatus Kryptobacter tengchongensis genome encodes these proteins:
- a CDS encoding TonB family C-terminal domain-containing protein, whose translation MQRKSLKLALFILFNMVFIINSYAQTTTISGEIKDKITSEPVIHAAISIEGTLFGASSNEFGYYEIKNIPPGKYNLVVSAVGYHLSRIKNVNLSADENLKIDISLMPKNIKKQPNIPQSLPPKGELSKKEEEVPFEEQFLMVVEEMPEIIGRLESIQRNVVYPETAIRAGIEGTVYVMAFVDENGNVVGAEVIKGIGGGCDESAVSAVMKAKFKLKK comes from the coding sequence ATGCAAAGAAAATCTTTAAAACTTGCGCTTTTTATTTTGTTTAACATGGTTTTCATCATTAATTCTTATGCTCAAACTACAACAATAAGTGGTGAGATCAAAGACAAAATAACTTCTGAGCCTGTAATTCATGCAGCTATCTCTATTGAAGGCACATTATTTGGTGCATCTAGTAACGAATTTGGTTACTATGAGATAAAAAATATTCCGCCTGGTAAGTATAACCTGGTTGTTTCCGCAGTTGGATATCACTTATCCCGAATTAAAAATGTAAATTTATCAGCTGATGAGAATCTAAAGATTGATATTTCACTTATGCCAAAAAATATTAAAAAACAACCTAACATTCCTCAATCACTCCCACCGAAAGGGGAGTTAAGCAAAAAGGAAGAAGAGGTGCCGTTTGAGGAGCAATTCCTTATGGTAGTTGAGGAGATGCCAGAGATAATCGGTAGACTTGAGTCAATCCAGAGAAATGTTGTATATCCTGAGACAGCTATAAGAGCTGGAATTGAGGGAACAGTTTATGTTATGGCATTCGTAGATGAAAACGGAAATGTGGTGGGAGCTGAGGTCATTAAGGGAATTGGTGGTGGATGCGATGAATCTGCTGTTTCTGCGGTTATGAAAGCAAAGTTTAAACTAAAAAAATAA